From Sporosarcina sp. Te-1, the proteins below share one genomic window:
- a CDS encoding uracil/xanthine transporter, with protein MNALSKPAMSLAGVQWLFFMFANTVVVPLSVGAAFELPDLEVAGIIRTSFIVTGAASILQAVFGHKYPLMEGHGGVWWGLVLSLCASAPAVGLSYAEVGGSLALGIVLAGLMTILLGAFGFASTLKKLFNPVVLTVYLFLLSCQLIIVFFKGMLGINEEGQIDATVAMLSIGIVLLVLVLAVKGFGKLGNYSILIGMIVGWIGYSLLIKTSVQVSSDSSMLFSFLPWGHFRMDIGIVLTAFLAGLINMANSLVAITTIEKLFKKKTTDAQYRRAFMLTGLNTIIAGLFGLIPYGPYTSSIGFLESTRIYQRLPFILGGLLFIVMGLVPMLGSFFSLMPMSIGDAVLFVAYLQLFGNAVKNIRQLPLERISLYRLTLPVLVGLSVMTISPAAFSTFPVLMQPIISNGLLVGVLISLLMEIASQKNKVVG; from the coding sequence ATGAACGCTTTATCGAAGCCTGCTATGTCACTCGCTGGCGTGCAATGGCTGTTTTTCATGTTTGCCAATACGGTTGTCGTTCCGTTATCGGTAGGTGCTGCTTTTGAGTTGCCCGACCTGGAAGTTGCGGGCATTATCCGGACGTCCTTCATCGTTACAGGAGCAGCGAGCATACTGCAGGCAGTTTTCGGCCACAAGTATCCGCTCATGGAAGGGCATGGAGGCGTATGGTGGGGGCTGGTGCTCAGCCTATGTGCATCTGCGCCTGCCGTCGGGCTCAGTTATGCCGAGGTTGGCGGCAGTCTTGCGCTTGGTATTGTCCTCGCGGGACTGATGACGATTCTTCTCGGTGCGTTCGGATTTGCCAGCACCTTGAAGAAGCTCTTCAATCCCGTCGTCTTGACGGTCTACCTGTTTTTATTGTCTTGCCAGCTGATCATAGTGTTCTTCAAAGGAATGCTTGGAATTAACGAGGAAGGGCAGATTGATGCGACTGTCGCCATGCTGTCGATCGGCATTGTGCTCCTCGTACTAGTTCTGGCGGTGAAAGGGTTCGGCAAACTGGGGAATTATTCGATCTTGATCGGGATGATCGTTGGATGGATCGGTTATAGCCTCCTAATTAAGACAAGTGTGCAAGTGAGCAGCGACTCGTCCATGCTGTTCTCGTTTTTGCCATGGGGACACTTCCGAATGGATATCGGTATTGTCCTGACTGCTTTTCTCGCAGGATTAATCAATATGGCTAATTCATTAGTAGCTATTACGACAATCGAGAAATTGTTCAAGAAGAAGACGACAGATGCCCAATATCGGCGTGCTTTCATGCTGACAGGTTTGAATACGATCATCGCAGGGCTGTTCGGCCTCATACCGTATGGACCCTATACATCATCAATCGGCTTTTTGGAAAGCACAAGAATCTACCAGCGGCTGCCCTTCATTCTAGGAGGATTGCTTTTCATTGTGATGGGCCTTGTGCCTATGCTCGGTTCGTTCTTCTCCTTAATGCCGATGAGCATTGGAGATGCCGTCCTGTTTGTCGCCTATTTGCAGTTGTTTGGCAATGCGGTAAAAAATATCCGCCAGTTGCCGTTAGAAAGGATATCCTTATACCGGCTGACCTTGCCAGTCCTTGTCGGATTAAGTGTCATGACGATTTCACCGGCAGCATTCAGTACATTCCCAGTTTTAATGCAGCCGATTATTAGCAATGGACTTCTGGTCGGTGTCCTCATCTCACTTCTGATGGAAATAGCATCTCAAAAGAATAAGGTAGTAGGATAA
- a CDS encoding nucleoside hydrolase, with product MKKVIIDVDTGIDDAIGICLAAKSGQADILGITTVNGNTSLEQATINTTKVMKLLGREDIAIVKGANRPLLRDPHFEVSVHGNDGIGGALKEMEVAVNEEGFAPDFIIEQAEKYKGELVIILLAPMTNMALAIRKEPRLKEWVKELVIMGGAVNSPGNITPTAEYNIYIDPEAAKIVLHAGIPITLVGLDVTRHTLLTEADIDRMDAGAVRDFVQESTVHYINRYFELTGKRACAMHDPLAVGVALDRSLVRTEPYFVDVETNSDLCDGQTVCDFKGWTKKEPNVNVCLEVDRERFIETLVETLGR from the coding sequence ATGAAAAAAGTGATTATTGATGTGGATACAGGAATAGACGATGCAATCGGCATTTGCTTGGCTGCCAAAAGTGGACAAGCTGACATCCTCGGCATTACGACAGTCAACGGCAATACATCCCTTGAGCAAGCGACTATCAATACGACAAAGGTGATGAAGCTGCTTGGCAGGGAAGATATTGCAATCGTGAAAGGCGCAAACCGACCATTGCTGAGAGATCCACATTTCGAAGTGAGCGTCCATGGGAATGACGGGATCGGCGGCGCGTTGAAAGAGATGGAAGTAGCAGTGAATGAAGAAGGCTTTGCTCCTGATTTCATTATCGAACAGGCGGAAAAATACAAAGGCGAGCTGGTGATTATTTTGCTGGCGCCTATGACCAATATGGCGCTTGCGATCCGTAAAGAGCCTCGATTGAAAGAATGGGTAAAAGAGCTTGTCATTATGGGCGGCGCGGTCAATTCGCCTGGCAATATTACACCAACCGCGGAATACAACATTTATATTGATCCGGAGGCAGCGAAGATTGTTCTCCATGCCGGCATCCCGATTACGCTTGTCGGTTTGGATGTGACGCGGCATACCCTGTTGACGGAGGCGGATATTGACCGCATGGATGCGGGTGCTGTGCGTGATTTTGTACAGGAATCAACGGTCCATTACATAAACCGTTACTTTGAATTGACGGGGAAACGTGCCTGTGCGATGCATGATCCGCTTGCTGTAGGGGTCGCACTCGATAGGTCCCTCGTCCGCACAGAACCGTACTTCGTCGATGTGGAAACGAACAGCGACTTATGTGATGGACAGACAGTCTGCGATTTCAAAGGCTGGACGAAGAAAGAACCGAATGTGAACGTCTGCTTGGAAGTGGACCGGGAGCGTTTTATTGAGACATTAGTTGAGACATTAGGGAGATAA
- a CDS encoding M20 family metallopeptidase has product MEHISLPYIEENLESYLKDTYIFLHQHPELSKEEYETQAFIIKELERHNIPYKKMAKTGVCAELSGVEPGKTILIRCDIDALPIDEQTGLDYGSTRSGVMHACGHDAHTTIGLGLLAILKERKADWKGTVKVMFQPSEEVQPGGAKPMIEEGILGNPKVDAAICLHTNPFLEPGKFEMKKGYMLANTDRVYISLIGKGGHAAAPHQGIDAIAMAGQFIAGTQNIVSRQTSPLDPAVITFGTVNGGFTSNVMCDRVDISGTVRTIKTETQDRIEQQIEALLQSVTSFWGGSYEYKYSRGYPACWNDPDLTDIVSHAIRTAFGKDKVVEVEHPYMSGDDFSIVANHVPSVFMYWGTGSTEKENFPWHNAKYHVNLDALKYGVATAVECITTLLESDKIGGMKA; this is encoded by the coding sequence ATGGAGCATATTTCATTGCCATATATCGAAGAAAATTTGGAATCATATTTAAAGGACACGTATATATTTTTGCATCAGCATCCCGAGTTAAGTAAAGAAGAATACGAAACGCAAGCATTTATTATTAAAGAATTAGAACGCCACAATATCCCATACAAGAAAATGGCGAAGACAGGGGTTTGTGCAGAATTAAGCGGAGTGGAGCCCGGAAAGACCATTCTGATCCGTTGTGATATCGACGCGCTTCCGATCGATGAACAGACAGGACTTGACTATGGATCGACCCGGTCTGGCGTCATGCATGCATGTGGCCATGATGCGCATACGACAATCGGACTCGGTCTTCTAGCTATACTAAAGGAGCGAAAAGCTGACTGGAAAGGGACTGTGAAAGTCATGTTCCAGCCATCGGAGGAAGTGCAGCCGGGCGGAGCAAAGCCGATGATAGAGGAAGGAATCTTGGGAAATCCGAAGGTGGATGCGGCCATCTGTCTACATACCAATCCGTTTCTGGAACCAGGAAAGTTTGAGATGAAAAAGGGGTATATGCTTGCGAATACAGACAGAGTGTATATTTCACTGATTGGAAAAGGCGGTCATGCAGCAGCGCCGCACCAAGGGATAGATGCCATTGCAATGGCGGGCCAATTCATTGCGGGTACCCAGAACATCGTATCCCGGCAAACATCGCCTCTTGATCCCGCGGTTATCACGTTTGGGACAGTGAATGGCGGTTTCACCTCGAATGTCATGTGTGACCGCGTGGATATATCCGGAACTGTCCGGACCATCAAGACGGAAACGCAAGATCGTATAGAGCAGCAGATCGAAGCATTGTTGCAGTCGGTGACGTCTTTTTGGGGCGGCTCGTATGAGTACAAGTACAGCCGGGGCTATCCGGCATGCTGGAACGATCCCGATTTGACAGACATTGTCTCCCATGCGATCCGGACGGCTTTTGGTAAGGATAAAGTCGTGGAAGTGGAACATCCGTATATGAGTGGGGATGATTTTTCAATTGTCGCAAACCACGTTCCGTCTGTCTTCATGTATTGGGGCACTGGATCGACGGAGAAAGAGAATTTTCCATGGCATAACGCTAAATATCATGTAAATCTCGATGCGCTTAAATACGGGGTGGCGACCGCAGTGGAGTGCATTACGACATTACTTGAATCGGACAAGATAGGGGGAATGAAAGCATGA
- the rbsK gene encoding ribokinase: protein MEKKIVVVGSINMDIVISAGRLPKMGETILGERVTYLPGGKGANQAVAMARLGGDVQMVGAVGNDEFGRSLLAQLKANGVGTEFVKTVDGVQTGIANIYSVEHDNCITVVPGANFAVTPDQVDGRIEQAIANADVLVTQLEIPLPMVAHVLKLAKQHGVTTILNPAPAQNLPIELLELVDYMTPNETEFEAMAGHAFSSRDQLKILMGKWQSAYNQTLLVTLGEEGCAYLEDGILKMILPPKVEVVDTTGAGDSFNGALAVGLTNSWPITDLVSFAVNVSAKAVTKFGAQEGMPFLDEL, encoded by the coding sequence GTGGAAAAGAAAATAGTTGTGGTTGGCAGCATTAATATGGATATCGTCATTTCTGCGGGACGGCTCCCGAAAATGGGAGAAACGATATTAGGCGAGCGGGTCACGTATTTGCCCGGAGGAAAAGGGGCCAATCAGGCAGTTGCCATGGCACGGCTTGGCGGTGATGTCCAAATGGTCGGAGCAGTCGGGAACGATGAGTTCGGCCGTAGTCTTCTGGCGCAACTGAAAGCAAATGGCGTAGGCACGGAGTTTGTAAAGACGGTTGACGGAGTGCAGACCGGCATTGCAAATATCTATTCTGTAGAACACGACAATTGTATTACGGTTGTGCCTGGCGCGAATTTTGCGGTGACTCCCGATCAGGTTGATGGACGGATCGAGCAGGCGATTGCGAATGCGGATGTTCTTGTGACACAGTTGGAAATCCCGCTTCCCATGGTTGCTCATGTTTTGAAATTGGCGAAACAGCATGGCGTGACGACCATTTTAAATCCAGCTCCCGCACAAAATTTGCCTATTGAATTGCTTGAATTGGTTGATTACATGACACCGAATGAAACAGAGTTCGAAGCGATGGCAGGCCATGCTTTCTCCTCTCGTGATCAATTGAAGATATTAATGGGGAAATGGCAATCGGCTTACAATCAAACCCTTCTCGTCACGCTCGGTGAGGAAGGATGCGCCTATTTGGAGGACGGTATATTGAAAATGATACTGCCGCCAAAAGTCGAAGTAGTGGATACAACCGGAGCAGGAGATTCATTCAACGGAGCGCTTGCAGTTGGCCTGACGAATAGCTGGCCGATCACTGATTTGGTTTCATTTGCAGTCAACGTATCAGCAAAGGCGGTAACGAAATTCGGTGCCCAGGAAGGAATGCCTTTCTTGGATGAATTGTAG
- a CDS encoding polysaccharide deacetylase family protein: MRKRTIAFAIASLCIIPLLYSVIATVVIRLTGFGIVKKLNRTGIALTFDDGPHPVFTEKLLDLLKKYNVRATFFVVGEKAKMHPALLKRMHAEGHQIGIHHLQHTSSWRLTPGRLKKQLVETEQIIHDITGVRPFLYRPPWGFMNAATIPLARSRNYRIIIWSHHFKDWKVASCETILLEGLRQVPEDGSIILLHDDGTNPSADDEAPDVMLSKLQIYLEEATAKGIPFILPILN, encoded by the coding sequence ATGAGGAAACGTACCATTGCATTTGCTATTGCCAGTCTCTGTATCATTCCTTTACTTTACTCAGTTATCGCCACAGTGGTTATTCGATTGACGGGCTTTGGAATTGTAAAGAAATTGAACCGAACGGGCATCGCTCTGACCTTTGATGATGGGCCGCATCCAGTATTTACAGAGAAGTTGTTGGACCTGCTTAAAAAGTATAATGTGCGTGCCACTTTTTTTGTCGTAGGAGAGAAAGCGAAAATGCACCCTGCTCTTTTGAAACGTATGCATGCAGAAGGGCATCAGATCGGGATCCATCATTTGCAGCACACATCGAGCTGGCGGTTGACGCCCGGGAGGTTGAAGAAGCAGCTGGTAGAGACGGAACAAATCATCCATGACATAACAGGCGTACGTCCATTCCTCTATCGCCCGCCTTGGGGATTCATGAACGCAGCTACCATTCCGCTCGCAAGATCACGGAATTACAGGATTATCATTTGGTCACACCATTTCAAAGATTGGAAGGTAGCAAGCTGCGAGACAATTCTACTAGAAGGCTTGCGCCAAGTGCCTGAAGATGGCTCGATCATCCTCCTGCATGATGACGGAACGAATCCAAGCGCGGATGATGAGGCGCCTGACGTCATGCTTTCCAAGCTCCAAATTTACTTGGAAGAGGCAACAGCGAAAGGCATTCCATTCATCCTGCCCATTCTCAACTAG
- the speD gene encoding adenosylmethionine decarboxylase: MQKQLQQITTNMQLEEHYLTLEKALLALYFHKNCTTKSLAHTTDLPIPLVSAMKKEFAKQGWGKHSLTKKGQLAISEYFQLSGADATLYLQLTTDDAFRTEWITQNTRELSAIYNARPTADVAIDQAKCTVETALKRALLALDYTMLLNKRILCLGDDDFISIALAFLLNKIAPHSTTQIVVLDIDKRVLSMINKIAKDYELPIKTVYYNVQDPLPKTYTHQFDCVYTDTPYTLIGAQLFLSRAMNALKPEAMRHVFFSYAKRSYQKQWQLQQSLYAMGFVIDSIRYDINTYEGAQILGAKSQLFVLQTTEQMTPYIPNHLMFTRPIYTGEIDQKTVVYRCIHCQHALTVGVGYQYTTIAQLQSNGCPNCANKKFAQMKRIVQKTHFQHIVGHHILLELHDCNVALLNDVQRIKTIMCQAAEKAKAMVVTEHFHHFSPYGISGVVIIQESHLTIHTWPEYGYAAIDIFTCSSKLDLQEAVQFITKKFNAGNVTQHYLHRGK; this comes from the coding sequence ATGCAAAAACAATTACAACAAATTACAACTAATATGCAGCTCGAAGAACATTATCTCACATTAGAAAAAGCTCTACTCGCTTTATATTTCCATAAAAACTGTACAACTAAATCTTTAGCTCATACGACAGATTTGCCAATACCGCTCGTTTCAGCAATGAAGAAAGAATTTGCCAAGCAAGGTTGGGGCAAACATAGTTTAACGAAAAAGGGTCAGCTTGCTATCTCGGAATATTTTCAACTCTCAGGCGCTGACGCTACACTCTACCTCCAACTAACGACAGATGATGCATTTCGTACGGAATGGATTACACAAAACACAAGGGAATTAAGCGCTATTTATAACGCTAGACCCACAGCTGACGTGGCAATTGATCAAGCAAAATGTACAGTGGAGACAGCCTTAAAACGTGCATTGCTAGCATTAGACTATACTATGCTCCTCAATAAGCGCATTTTGTGTTTAGGCGATGATGATTTCATCAGTATTGCATTAGCGTTTTTACTAAATAAAATCGCTCCACATTCCACCACTCAAATTGTTGTGTTAGATATTGATAAGCGGGTTTTATCTATGATTAACAAAATAGCAAAGGACTATGAGCTTCCAATTAAAACAGTCTATTATAACGTTCAGGATCCTTTGCCAAAAACATACACACATCAGTTTGATTGCGTATACACAGATACACCCTATACTTTAATTGGCGCACAGCTTTTTTTATCACGTGCGATGAATGCACTAAAGCCAGAAGCAATGCGGCATGTGTTTTTTTCCTACGCTAAGCGCAGCTATCAAAAGCAGTGGCAACTGCAACAAAGCTTATATGCAATGGGTTTCGTAATTGACAGTATTAGATACGACATTAACACTTATGAAGGTGCACAGATTTTAGGTGCTAAAAGCCAACTATTTGTTTTGCAAACAACAGAGCAAATGACTCCTTACATTCCGAATCATCTTATGTTTACGCGACCAATTTACACAGGAGAAATCGATCAAAAAACCGTTGTATATCGGTGTATCCATTGTCAACACGCACTTACAGTCGGCGTTGGCTATCAATACACTACCATTGCTCAACTTCAATCCAACGGTTGCCCGAATTGTGCAAACAAAAAGTTTGCACAAATGAAGAGAATTGTACAAAAGACACATTTTCAACATATAGTTGGGCATCATATTTTATTAGAGTTACACGATTGCAACGTTGCATTACTGAATGACGTGCAACGTATTAAAACGATTATGTGTCAAGCTGCCGAGAAAGCAAAGGCAATGGTTGTAACCGAACATTTCCATCATTTTTCACCTTACGGGATTAGCGGCGTAGTCATTATTCAAGAATCGCATTTAACGATTCATACATGGCCAGAGTACGGTTATGCGGCAATAGATATTTTCACTTGTAGCAGTAAACTAGACCTGCAAGAGGCTGTTCAATTTATTACGAAAAAATTTAATGCAGGCAATGTCACACAGCATTACCTGCACCGAGGTAAATAG
- a CDS encoding N-acetyltransferase translates to MLQLKPITKDNWIDAISLRVRDDQVKFVASNAVSLAQLNFLDHFHAKGIFADDEMVGFTLFGIDEEDHEYWMYRMMIDQKHQGKGYGKQAVQLVIEDIRKMKEERHQTITLSYEPENETAKRLYEQMGFQEVEGFLVDGEQMARLHL, encoded by the coding sequence ATGTTACAATTAAAGCCGATTACGAAGGATAACTGGATTGACGCGATTTCTCTTCGAGTCCGAGACGATCAAGTGAAATTTGTTGCGTCGAATGCTGTATCGCTTGCACAATTGAATTTTTTAGATCACTTTCATGCCAAAGGAATCTTTGCGGATGATGAAATGGTCGGATTCACACTCTTTGGCATTGATGAAGAGGATCATGAATATTGGATGTACCGCATGATGATCGATCAAAAACATCAAGGAAAAGGCTACGGCAAGCAGGCAGTTCAACTGGTTATTGAAGACATTCGGAAGATGAAGGAAGAACGTCATCAGACCATCACCTTGTCGTATGAACCGGAAAATGAGACAGCCAAGCGGCTATACGAGCAGATGGGCTTTCAAGAAGTAGAGGGCTTCCTGGTCGACGGAGAACAGATGGCACGACTCCATCTTTAA
- a CDS encoding NIPSNAP family protein: MFYRRKQYIVKNEFVEELNTHFTTTNLPNQLEHGSKLIGRWMLPHDEETTEIFAIWEYESYEAYREIEAKIRADQEHVSRIMEWYEKNGGRDYVLRHYLVEVKDEQLLPTVEDK; the protein is encoded by the coding sequence TTGTTTTATAGAAGAAAACAATATATCGTTAAAAATGAATTTGTAGAGGAATTGAATACGCATTTTACTACAACAAACTTACCGAATCAATTAGAACATGGTTCGAAGCTGATTGGTAGGTGGATGCTTCCGCATGATGAAGAAACAACAGAGATCTTCGCAATCTGGGAGTACGAGAGCTATGAAGCGTATAGGGAAATTGAAGCGAAGATCAGAGCAGATCAGGAACATGTCAGTCGTATTATGGAATGGTATGAGAAAAATGGCGGCCGCGACTATGTCCTTCGCCACTATCTTGTGGAAGTAAAGGATGAGCAGCTGCTGCCGACTGTAGAAGATAAATAG
- a CDS encoding GNAT family N-acetyltransferase, which produces MMEFREVTWENFEECIHLELKKEQKNFMASNMYSLAQSYVALLNDDLPAMTFAIYAEEKMVGFIMMYYDTAEENEFGDEACYGILRFMIDRRYQGKGYGKAALAKALEYIKTYPQGEAASVYISYEPTNDNAKNLYKSFRFYETGQEIEGETVIKKDL; this is translated from the coding sequence ATGATGGAATTCCGGGAAGTCACTTGGGAAAATTTCGAGGAGTGCATTCACTTGGAGCTGAAGAAAGAGCAGAAGAACTTTATGGCTTCCAATATGTACAGTCTGGCCCAATCATACGTGGCCCTGTTGAATGATGACTTGCCTGCGATGACATTTGCGATTTATGCGGAAGAGAAGATGGTCGGCTTTATCATGATGTACTACGACACTGCGGAGGAAAATGAATTTGGCGATGAGGCTTGCTACGGCATACTGCGGTTCATGATCGACAGGCGGTATCAAGGGAAAGGGTATGGCAAAGCGGCGCTGGCAAAGGCGCTTGAGTACATAAAGACCTATCCGCAGGGGGAAGCGGCTTCCGTTTATATTTCGTATGAGCCGACGAATGACAACGCAAAAAACTTATATAAGTCTTTCAGATTTTATGAGACGGGGCAAGAGATTGAAGGGGAAACGGTTATCAAAAAAGACCTATGA
- a CDS encoding aminoglycoside phosphotransferase family protein, producing MNHLRTIKWLETKSKLQVLLQDTSAISWLQVDQGFEAEVAKLQTQGERFVMKVWNQSSKPDVRFQYKLLETLSKLGIPVSSPLGWGTDGEGHQVLLTTDGGQPVLELTKDDMVRMAGILSSIHRLTAEEIGDLQIPSYDFMTYFFPGAQNHADLAFLLTSLTRVAQPNQRHLVHGDFHMHNIVRQDGQFTVIDWTNAQWGDARYDFAWAFLLLSLYVSEEVADTFRSAYITEQTAAELKPFEALACLRWILLFRQGGVPIMSDTKRRVASFIDQNPFLKDSRLLA from the coding sequence ATGAATCACCTCCGAACAATCAAATGGCTGGAAACAAAATCAAAGTTACAAGTTTTATTGCAAGACACCTCTGCTATTAGCTGGCTTCAGGTGGACCAAGGCTTCGAGGCCGAAGTAGCCAAGCTTCAGACGCAAGGGGAGCGGTTTGTCATGAAAGTGTGGAATCAAAGCTCCAAGCCTGACGTCAGGTTTCAATATAAATTGCTGGAGACCTTATCTAAGCTTGGAATTCCTGTGTCGAGTCCTCTTGGATGGGGGACAGATGGAGAAGGGCATCAAGTATTGCTGACGACAGACGGCGGACAGCCGGTATTAGAATTGACGAAGGATGATATGGTGAGAATGGCTGGAATTCTATCTAGCATTCATCGTCTTACGGCTGAGGAAATTGGAGACCTCCAGATTCCTTCTTATGATTTTATGACTTATTTTTTTCCTGGAGCCCAAAATCATGCTGACCTGGCTTTCCTTTTAACCTCACTGACCCGAGTGGCGCAGCCCAATCAAAGACATCTCGTACATGGGGATTTTCATATGCATAACATTGTCCGGCAGGATGGCCAGTTCACTGTGATTGATTGGACGAATGCGCAGTGGGGGGATGCCCGGTACGACTTTGCATGGGCTTTCCTTCTGTTATCGCTATACGTTTCAGAAGAAGTAGCAGATACATTTCGTTCTGCATATATAACGGAGCAAACGGCGGCAGAACTAAAACCATTCGAAGCGTTGGCATGTCTGCGCTGGATTTTGCTTTTTCGGCAAGGCGGTGTTCCAATTATGTCTGATACAAAAAGGAGAGTCGCTAGCTTCATTGACCAGAATCCGTTTTTAAAGGATTCACGTTTATTGGCATAG
- a CDS encoding NUDIX domain-containing protein, whose product MSYHIRVKAGAVIIDKDAILLVEFSKEKGIHYNLPGGGVEPDETIIDAVRREAWEEASAEVDVGPLAFVYEYAPAVNEHRYGSTPSLALYFDCTLRVGSIPKYPAVPDPNQTGIAWVPIADLEHIVLYPNIKEQLIDYAKSKRSIELIEERHLKEYSRNV is encoded by the coding sequence ATGTCATACCATATTAGAGTGAAGGCTGGAGCTGTTATTATTGACAAGGATGCTATTCTTTTAGTTGAATTTTCTAAAGAAAAGGGTATCCACTATAATTTGCCGGGTGGCGGTGTGGAGCCGGATGAAACAATTATTGATGCGGTTCGCAGGGAAGCATGGGAAGAGGCGTCGGCAGAGGTGGACGTGGGGCCGCTCGCATTCGTATATGAATATGCCCCGGCTGTAAATGAGCATCGATACGGTTCTACACCTTCTCTGGCACTCTACTTCGACTGCACCTTGCGTGTCGGAAGCATTCCAAAATATCCGGCTGTCCCCGATCCGAATCAAACAGGGATAGCGTGGGTTCCGATAGCTGATCTAGAGCACATTGTTCTCTACCCGAATATAAAAGAGCAACTGATTGATTATGCTAAAAGCAAGCGATCTATCGAATTGATCGAGGAGCGGCATCTGAAGGAATACAGTAGGAATGTATAA
- a CDS encoding phospholipase, giving the protein MRQRRKGMFRFCLFSDYNWCGPGCSGPGKPVNEVDAACKAHDQCYQRGGRPCECDREFLRRLRSEIDPATPQGRHARMLYQYMKMQSFFTCGF; this is encoded by the coding sequence ATGAGACAGCGAAGGAAAGGGATGTTCCGCTTTTGTCTCTTCTCGGACTATAACTGGTGCGGGCCGGGCTGCAGCGGTCCCGGTAAGCCTGTAAATGAAGTGGATGCGGCTTGTAAAGCCCATGATCAATGTTACCAAAGAGGCGGCAGGCCATGTGAATGCGATCGGGAATTTCTCCGCCGGCTGCGTTCAGAAATCGATCCAGCTACACCACAGGGAAGACATGCTCGTATGCTGTATCAGTATATGAAAATGCAATCATTCTTCACTTGTGGATTTTGA